The following are from one region of the Lepeophtheirus salmonis chromosome 8, UVic_Lsal_1.4, whole genome shotgun sequence genome:
- the LOC121122377 gene encoding alpha- and gamma-adaptin-binding protein p34 — translation MPSKEPNFVQIINHSQLKDLQSITSALLPQEELSNDGSLWRISNKYYSASVKLTLQPKEESSPNDPPAVLVYIDKSISNFDETQVLKDFPNAEVRLIVAQEPNSSCSSEFIAAIPCSGWELVDLSEKEEELGGSVGLPRVAEALQTVAWDPGEITKDTKSNKEESIREQEKEMESFEKLFNQFAALKSHSNSLSGDERKRYTEKVVTSFWRAMGGDEEEIAGLSSDEEN, via the coding sequence ATGCCGAGTAAAGAGCCTAATTTCGTTCAAATCATCAACCATTCCCAACTCAAGGACCTACAATCCATTACTTCAGCTCTTCTACCTCAGGAAGAACTCTCCAATGACGGATCCCTCTGGCGCATTTCCAATAAGTATTACTCTGCTTCTGTTAAACTCACACTACAACCAAAAGAAGAATCCTCACCCAATGACCCGCCTGCAGTCCTCGTTTACATTGACAAATCAATTTCCAACTTTGATGAGACTCAGGTTTTAAAAGACTTTCCAAACGCTGAAGTTCGTCTTATCGTTGCTCAAGAGCCAAATAGTTCTTGTAGTTCGGAATTTATAGCTGCTATTCCCTGTTCAGGGTGGGAATTAGTGGATTTATCTGAGAAAGAAGAGGAACTTGGAGGAAGTGTGGGACTTCCTCGTGTTGCAGAGGCTTTGCAAACGGTGGCTTGGGATCCGGGAGAGATCACTAAGGATACCAAGTCAAATAAAGAAGAGAGTATCCGAGAACAAGAAAAGGAGATGGAGagttttgaaaagttatttaatcaGTTTGCAGCATTAAAATCTCATAGCAATTCTCTGTCTGGAGATGAGAGGAAACGCTATACAGAGAAGGTTGTTACGTCCTTTTGGAGGGCTATGGGAGGAGATGAAGAGGAAATAGCCGGGCTCTCCAGTGacgaagaaaattaa
- the LOC121122373 gene encoding uncharacterized protein, with protein sequence MQLTAVTILCLLPWLNILTHSHKDEDSVDLHTIDPEGNDSKENCGCPERYICNKEDNKCYYFPSDITEKSHTDLLKDYKAYIKQKEKIMEQFKNQKKIIKHVKNKIKDNIKPEIEDKQSLDLDEMEEKSENSSIEQNTKKESESTSKSFEEKQIIRANSNKLNNDSTLQNVKNTNLIGNGDLQENESIPERNELSIFTTMVSQKIPMNHFRKAFTQISLIRLNNDFDRHKSTSSEDKETDPPKTSDNMSRTSKNKKNINVTKVCIHIGKNLSNVRCVYLTSFNESLCNGNQSSICGNVMTCHQTKNEGSLRCGPTRDNTLACDAPQCKKESSICLHFDNATSECLQKKENINEENCGSLLCPPASTCVFIPTDGIHPASAFCILQNTYAITRGLDETIMETNTILHFLFRNWMLNSFIF encoded by the exons ATGCAACTAACGGCTGTAACAATATTGTGTCTTTTACCCTGGCTGAATATTTTAAC tcaCTCACACAAAGATGAGGACTCTGTCGACTTGCATACCATTGATCCGGAag GGAATGACTCCAAGGAAAACTGTGGATGTCCAGAGAGATATATTTGTAACAAAGAGGATAATAAGTGTTATTATTTCCCCAGTGATATAACAg AAAAAAGTCATACCGATTTATTGAAAGATTATAAGGcctatataaaacaaaaggaaaaaataatggaacagtttaaaaatcagaaaaagataattaagcacgttaagaataaaataaaagataatattaaacCAGAGATTGAAGATAAACAATCCCTTGATCTCGATGAGATGGAAGAAAAGTCTGAAAACAGCTCGATAGAACAAAATACTAAGAAAGAATCAGAGAGTACTTCCAAAAgctttgaagaaaaacaaataatcagAGCCAATtcaaacaaactaaataatgATTCCACTCTACAGAACGTCAAGAATACAAATCTTATTGGAAATGGTGACCTACAAGAGAATGAATCGATTCCAGAAAGAAATgaattgtcaatttttacaaCCATGGTCTCTCAGAAAATTCCAATGAATCACTTTAGAAAGGCGTTTACTCAAATAAGTTTAATCCGACTGAATAATGACTTTGATAGACATAAAAGTACTTCATCAGAGGACAAAGAAACGGATCCTCCTAAAACCTCGGACAACATGTCTagaacatctaaaaataaaaaaaatattaatgtaactaAAGTTTGTATACATATTGGTAAAAACCTCAGTAATGTTCGTTGCGTTTACCTCACATCTTTTAATGAGTCACTCTGTAATGGGAATCAATCTTCGATTTGTGGAAACGTGATGACGTGTCATCAGACGAAAAATGAAGGAAGCTTGCGTTGCGGGCCGACCAGAGACAATACTCTAGCCTGTGACGCTCCACAATGCAAAAAAGAATCAAGCATTTGTCTTCATTTTGATAATGCCACCTCAGAATGTTtacaaaagaaggaaaatataaatgaagagaACTGTGGGTCACTACTATGTCCACCAGCCTCAACATGTGTCTTTATTCCTACAGATGGAATACATCCGGCATCTGCATTCTGTATTCTCCAGAATACATATGCTATAACTAGAGGATTGGACGAAACTATAATGGAAACGAATACaatcttacattttttgtttagaaattgGATGTtgaattcctttattttttaa
- the LOC121122579 gene encoding longitudinals lacking protein-like, whose protein sequence is MSSSESEQSPEKENNEKSAPKLRTFKFPAHQSHMLSLAKMCQENKTYADCVIQCDTGVKLKAHRLVLGSASSFLKLVFDEVPPSLYEATVMVPGVKVLVVRALLDFLYTGEMSVGREDTTDLQLLLDTLRIDPSLISVDVETNKKTSPSEPGSSNSSSSSEGGGGAENEEDQQPSSSESGNSLKRKNKDTSNNSEGLSDIKKSKT, encoded by the exons ATGTCTTCCTCTGAATCCGAGCAGTCTCCAGAAAAAGAGAACAATGAGAAGAGTGCTCCAAAGCTCCGGACCTTCAAATTCCCTGCCCATCAGTCCCACATGCTCTCTCTTGCCAAAATGTGTCAAGAGAACAAAACATATGCAGATTGTGTCATTCAATGTGACACTGGAGTCAAACTCAAGGCACATCGCCTCGTACTCGGCTCAGCCAGCTCATTCCTCAAATTAGTCTTCGACGAAGTGCCTCCAAG TCTATACGAAGCTACCGTCATGGTTCCTGGAGTCAAAGTCCTCGTCGTAAGGGCTCTTCTAGACTTTTTGTATACAGGGGAAATGAGTGTGGGGCGAGAGGATACAACAGACTTGCAACTTCTTTTAGATACGCTGAGAATAGACCCATCTTTAATATCCGTGGATGTGGAAACTAATAAAAAGACCTCACCATCAGAGCCAGGATCATCAAACTCTTCTTCATCCTCGGAAGGAGGAGGAGGAGCAGAGAATGAAGAGGATCAACAACCCTCCTCAAGCGAGAGTGGGAATTcacttaaaaggaaaaataaagacACTTCCAATAACTCAGAGGGTTTGAGTGatattaaaaagtcaaaaacttAA
- the Atg3 gene encoding ubiquitin-like-conjugating enzyme ATG3 produces the protein MQNLYNNFKSQALKAAELLTPVLKESKFHETGVLTPEEFVAAGDHLVHQCPSWKWSTGAEFRKDYLPPDKQFLITRNVPCHKRCKQMMDYSSEQELIIPGEDNDEGWVDTHHFSQTVSDLKEMKIEDSKENEENSKAPSPEAEEEDDDDETPLDMEDFVESGLLDEVDPSTYKDNSSKNVDSDGGEIVSTRTYDLNITYDKFYQTPRLWLYGYDESRKALTVDEMYEDFSEDHANKTITMESHPHLPGLPQASVHPCQHAKVMKKLIDQITEGGGELGVHMYLIIFLKFVQAIIPTIEYDFTQNFSITR, from the exons ATGCAGAACTTATACAACAATTTCAAATCTCAGGCCTTAAAGGCAGCAGAGCTTCTTACGCCCGTTCTTAAGGAGTCAAAATTCCATGAAACTGGAGTTCTAACTCCAGAAG AATTTGTAGCTGCTGGAGATCACTTGGTACATCAATGTCCCAGTTGGAAATGGTCAACTGGAGCAGAGTTCAGAAAAGATTACCTTCCGCCCGATAAACAGTTTCTTATCACTCGCAACGTTCCCTGTCACAAAAG ATGTAAGCAAATGATGGATTATTCTTCAGAGCAAGAGCTCATTATTCCAGGAGAGGACAATGATGAAGGATGGGTGGACACGCATCACTTTTCTCAAACAGTTTCGGAtctaaaagaaatgaaaatagaGGACTCAAAGGAAAATGAAGAGAATAGTAAGGCTCCTTCTCCAGAAGCTGAAGAAGAGGATGATGACGATGAGACCCCCCTAGATATGGAAGATTTTGTTGAGAGTGGACTCCTGGATGAAGTGGATCCCTCGACGTATAAAGACAATAGTTCTAAAAATGTAGATTCTGACGGTGGAGAAATAGTCTCTACTCGaacttatgatttaaatatcaCTTATGATAAGTTTTATCAAACACCTCGACTCTGGCTCTATGGCTATGATGAGTCGCGTAAGGCTCTCACCGTTGATGAAATGTATGAAGACTTTAGTGAGGATCATGCTAATAAGACCATCACAATGGAAAGTCATCCTCATCTTCCTGGTCTTCCTCAAGCTTCTGTACATCCATGTCAGCATGCTAAAGTTATGAAAAAGTTGATTGATCAAATCACGGAAGGAGGAGGAGAGCTGGGGGTTCATATGTATCTCATTATATTTCTGAAATTTGTTCAAGCCATCATTCCTACGATTGAATATGATTTCACGCAAAATTTCTCCATTACAAGATGA
- the LOC121122375 gene encoding uncharacterized protein isoform X2 has translation MSPGNHFHELNRSAVFENTRGNSPSYPLHVGAVDEREEGERLRSCYSLFHGPKHYVHGRNTHIFSRPSSHRLLCGTNEFAEYLTGQREPLHASRWSSETNAQYKGKHMFRASSAPGNGRNLLISQMKNQDSIFGRTERQFDLKFEDWHPHSDGMISTKRYGDMYQTSYSFQHRPFTRQEQLAGSSRERPPHLPWLDPNSQKEAIQVPNGVDVQRMYPTEAQVATLPHYLDPKVKLGRSEIQESFSDPSHSQHYYTPAPKMLKSHLEPSYLN, from the exons ATGAGTCCCGGAAATCATTTTCACGAACTTAATCGTTCGGCAGTATTTGAAAATACGAGAGGTAACAGTCCTTCATACCCTCTCCATGTCGGTGCAGTAGACGAAAGAGAAGAAGGTGAACGACTAAGGAGCTGTTACTCCTTGTTCCACGGTCCAAAACATTATGTTCATGGAAGAAATACCCATATTTTCTCAAGACCTTCGAGTCATAGATTGTTATGTGGAACAAATGAGTTTGCAGAGTACTTGACGGGACAAAGAGAGCCACTGCATGCCTCTAGATGGAGTAGTGAGACCAAT GCTCAATATAAAGGTAAGCACATGTTCCGGGCTTCTAGTGCACCAGGAAATGGTAGAAACTTATTGATCTCGCAAATGAAAAACCAGGATTCTATCTTTGGACGAACTGAAAGACAATTTGacttaaaatttgaagattggCATCCACATAGT GACGGTATGATTTCTACTAAAAGATATGGAGATATGTATCAAACTTCCTATAGTTTTCAGCATCGTCCATTTACAAGGCAAGAACAATTGGCTGGATCATCAAGGGAAAGACCTCCACATCTTCCATGGCTTGAT CCAAATTCACAAAAGGAAGCAATTCAGGTGCCTAATGGCGTTGATGTTCAACGCATGTACCCGACAGAGGCTCAAGTAGCTACCCTACCTCACTACTTGGATCCAAAAGTAAAGTTGGGAAGATCTGAAATTCAAGAATCATTCAGTGATCCATCACACTCTCAACACTACTACACACCCGCTCCAAAAATGTTGAAATCACATTTGGAGCCATCCTATCTTAATTGA
- the LOC121123696 gene encoding uncharacterized protein, with translation MPVIIQTDDYSAEHFADNDVLDGPLNIPEASLSSKKSSSSEDVERLTPSESCNASVQSAFLTEVDDDDEETDEKEVHEYPSEILYKNFEEGNKTSTIFISVNQDEVQENEEDIEEEIESLPNLEAQEIKFDISEPFQNKVSEVTFEVNSDNPTESNERSEISIQIGASKYPSNACLSESISFVSHRVGGATGAFNQKRSSSDEQSEEQCKEESEPSFVTQHMIEVNNDSTYNSDDTKNNEEEKIEQRTDDSESSNGELESSNEENISLLSEETESASMESESPAEESDNQGEQIFKSNANESESPAKVSDKQGDEISESNTKKSKINMEAQCADVIESNAEVLKSSIEPSQISGEDQHCVENIEKKDHLNGLQEDIKEFESEEIVVATISQDVEQIPQQESIEVAISTFDQNMEDLNDKIEEVAVEHKVESMSHEENVCEGINNSVDVNDIVIKEEDTDVSFKNNQDIEADSGNSSTQEVTELKTKMEHSMQSGIKEDEVLCDESIQATEDNSYLIPENSSIDEQKSYKTEINIEVASVKNVDDSQGKDTEDSGLLVDNKEDEPIVEAHQQECTSKLNNNSITIQSLNSEEISKIENKIVEEDQYLELNNRKLNNDEISVSNLPKETITNPEFSFPSSAEKMPNNKPDTSSSGSCARNQDTALLEAVEKSGKKIIDDSAVAEDKSCIGQKVGTSESLDKESSSSSNDEYQPCSNVKPTTTTTTKDKIRNISHSVGETFNLQSVAGEAKSKMESFMGDLNRGSKALASKITATGDDRTSSENNLSSSDTEREADNAQIHRPLSTDFLYTREELTYMGIAFLALLIGFLIQFF, from the exons ATGCCGGTAATTATACAGACAGATGATTACTCTGCAGAGCATTTTGCGGATAATGACGTCTTGGATGGTCCTTTAAATATCCCTGAAGCGAGCTTATCTAGTAAAAAGAGTAGCAGTAGTGAGGATGTGGAACGGCTGACACCAAGTGAGTCTTGTAATGCATCTGTACAATCCGCCTTTCTAACTGAAGTGGACGACGATGATGAAGAAACGGACGAAAAGGAGGTCCATGAGTATCCTAGTGAAATTctatataaaaactttgaagaaggaaataaaacatCAACGATTTTTATATCAGTGAATCAAGATGAAGTCCAGGAGAATGAAGAAGatattgaagaagaaattgaatCCTTGCCCAACTTGGAAGCGCAAGAGATTAAATTTGATATCTCTGaaccctttcaaaataaagtatctGAAGTTACCTTCGAGGTGAATTCAGATAACCCAACAGAATCTAATGAACGCTCAGAAATATCTATTCAAATCGGTGCATCAAAATACCCATCTAATGCATGCCTGTCTGAATCGATTTCCTTTGTCTCTCATCGTGTCGGAGGGGCAACAGGCGCTTTTAATCAAAAGAGATCAAGTAGTGATGAACAGAGTGAAGAGCAATGCAAAGAAGAATCTGAGCCGTCTTTTGTTACGCAACATATGATTGAAGTTAATAATGACTCAACTTATAATTCTGATGATACGAAAAATaatgaggaagaaaaaattgaacagAGAACAGACGACTCCGAATCAAGCAATGGGGAGTTGGAGAGTtcgaatgaagaaaatatttctctATTATCAGAAGAAACTGAATCAGCTTCAATGGAATCTGAAAGTCCTGCTGAAGAAAGTGATAACCAAGGAGAgcaaatattcaaatcaaatgcCAATGAATCAGAAAGTCCTGCTAAAGTAAGTGATAAGCAAGGTGATGAAATATCGGAATCAAATACAAAgaaatctaaaattaatatgGAAGCTCAATGTGCAGATGTTATTGAGTCAAATGCTGAGGTGTTAAAAAGCTCAATAGAACCCTCTCAAATATCTGGAGAGGATCAACATTGTGTggagaatattgaaaaaaaggatcATTTGAATGGTCTCCAAGAAGACATTAAGGAATTTGAGAGTGAAGAAATTGTGGTAGCCACAATTTCTCAAGATGTGGAGCAAATCCCACAGCAGGAGTCAATTGAAGTTGCAATTTCTACTTTTGACCAGAACATGGAAgatttgaatgataaaattgaAGAAGTAGCTGTTGAACATAAAGTAGAGTCTATGTCTCATGAAGAAAATGTATGTGAAGGGATTAATAATTCTGTAGATGTTAATGACATTGTAATTAAGGAAGAAGACACTGAtgtgtcttttaaaaataaccagGATATTGAAGCTGATTCTGGAAATTCTTCTACGCAAGAAGTAactgaattaaaaacaaaaatggaacaTTCCATGCAATCAGGAATTAAGGAAGATGAAGTTTTGTGTGATGAAAGCATTCAAGCTACTGaagataattcatatttaatccCTGAGAACTCTAGTATTGATGAACAAAAATCCTACAAGACAGAAATTAATATTGAGGTTGCCTCTGTTAAAAATGTTGATGATTCTCAAGGAAAAGATACAGAAGACTCTGGTCTATTAGTCGATAATAAGGAGGATGAGCCTATAGTTGAAGCCCATCAACAAGAGTGCACAAGTAagctaaataataatagtattactattcaaagtttaaattcagaagaaatatcaaaaattgaaaataaaattgtcgAAGAAGAtcaatatttggaattaaataatagaaaattaaacaatgatGAGATTTCTGTATCAAACTTACCTAAAGAAACAATAACTAATCCTGAGTTCTCGTTTCCCTCGTCGGCAGAAAAAATGCCTAATAATAAACCTGATACATCATCGTCTGGTTCTTGTGCAAGAAATCAAG ATACTGCACTGCTTGAAGCCGTCGAAAAAAGTGGTAAGAAGATCATCGATGATAGTGCTGTTGCTGAAGATAAGAGCTGCATTGGTCAAAAAGTTGGGACATCGGAAAGTTTGGATAAAGAATCCAGTTCTAGTAGTAATGATGAATATCAACCCTGCTCCAATGTGAAACCAACGACAACTACAACAACCAAAGACAAAATTCGAAATATAAGTCACTCTGTAGGAGAAACCTTCAATTTACAGTCTGTTGCTGGAGAAGCAAAATCTAAAATGGAATCTTTTATGGGTGACTTGAATAGAGGGTCAAAGGCCCTTGCATCAAAAATTACTGCAACGGGAGATGATAGAACGTCGTCTGAAAACAATTTATCCTCCAGTGATACTGAGCGTGAGGCTGATAATGCCCAAATCCATAGGCCTTTATCTACGGATTTTCTATACACAAGGGAAGAGCTAACTTATATGGGAATAGCTTTTTTGGCATTACTCATAGGGTTTCTCATTCAATTCTTTTGA
- the Lamtor3 gene encoding ragulator complex protein LAMTOR3 → MDSLKGYLKKKCSSVDGVYGIVLSDKEGVPIIKSVYPEDQEPKPQLLSILSFVGEQGSKLGLGKSRLVIANFQNYQVVQKNYSPIMLTIFASKSSNTGQLIELAKVLEPFVTSVSEAIF, encoded by the exons ATGGATTCTCTAAAAggttatttaaagaagaaatgttCCTCCGTGGATGGAGTGTATGGAATAGTATTATCTGACAAGGAAGGTGTTCCCATAATTAAATCCGTTTATCCAGAGGATCAAGAGCCTAAACCACAGCTTTTATCCATTCTCTCTTTCGTTGGAGAGCAAGGAAGTAAATTGGGATTAGGGAAGAGTCGTCTTGTGATTGCTAATTTTCAAAACTACCAA GTTGTCCAAAAGAACTATTCTCCCATCATGCTCACAATATTTGCTTCAAAATCATCAAATACAGGACAACTCATTGAGTTGGCCAAAGTTCTTGAACCCTTTGTTACAAGTGTATCCGaagctatattttaa
- the LOC121123697 gene encoding SET domain-containing protein SmydA-8, protein MRVKIVEEGEDLVSSPRIEEIIEGTEINGCYICNSKDVASVCKSNPEVKYCSEEHQSMHESDDGDPYPFTVKFNEEVGRYMVASRDIQPGEIIFQEEPLAYGPNHSSLPTCLECMRRVDEPILCPRCNLPLCDEMCGFGEEHAKECSIFSKLSPKLTVESMDKRDPIYWSITTVRALTLKKTDPLKYDIIKRMMDHNAEHEKAGDYWEIYKKQVADFLVDRCSSLEATVDEVLHIIGVLDVNSVKIHGPSIGEKLEQYPGHALYPLTSLLSHSCISNSKTILKVDYSVECRAVVYISAGTEITKQYVSPLETTNRRRSRISNNWFFDCKCDRCRDPTENGSFLSATRCLRCVGEGTILPSNPLDPSSEWLCNNCHFKTNGAAVDKLTEYFEAKMKESGNSIEFLEELLIKAVKLFHPNHYVATMIRIVLNEAYVDLALRVGDGNQIPLEVHMRRKELLDHIHQVIELVDPGLSRRRGLSIFEASTCHLQLGRQLHDANRFHTQDFIQLIEAEIDSLKEGLECLKHAREGTRESNIHYKMQGAIYEAEYTLKYLRSISSKNNESPTTEEAVIVDEEGVIV, encoded by the exons ATGAGGGTTAAAATAGTCGAAGAAGGAGAAGACTTGGTTTCTAGTCCAAGGATTGAGGAAATTATAGAAGGTACAGAGATCAATGGCTGCTATATATGCAACTCAAAAGATGTTGCATCCGTTTGTAAAAGTAATCCTGAAGTAAAATACTGCTCAGAGGAGCATCAATCCATGCATGAAAGTGATGATGGAGATCCTTATCCATTTACTGTCAAGTTCAATGAAGAAGTTGGACG atatatggTTGCCTCGAGAGATATACAGCCAGGAGAAATCATATTTCAAGAAGAGCCCTTGGCTTATGGTCCAAATCATTCCAGTTTACCTACATGTTTAGAATGTATGAGAAGg GTTGATGAACCCATCCTTTGTCCTAGATGTAATCTACCTCTTTGCGATGAAATGTGTGGCTTTGGTGAAGAGCATGCCAAGGAATGCTCTATTTTCTCGAAACTTTCACCGAAACTAACTGTAGAATCTATGGATAAAAGAGATCCAATATATTGGTCCATCACTACTGTAAGAGCtcttacattaaaaaagacTGATCCACTCAAGTATGATATCATTAAGCGAATGATGGATCACAATGCTGAACACGAAAAAGCTGGGGATTACTGGGAAATATACAAGAAGCAAGTCGCTGATTTTTTAGTTGATAGATGTTCATCACTGGAAGCAACAGTGGATGAAGTACTCCATATAATTG gAGTGCTGGATGTTAATTCTGTAAAAATCCACGGTCCATCCATAGGAGAAAAATTGGAGCAATATCCTGGTCATGCCTTATATCCCTTGACATCACTTTTATCTCACTCATGCATATCAAATTCGAAAACTATACTCAAAGTAGATTATTCTGTCGAGTGTCGAGCAGTTGTTTACATTTCAGCTGGTACGGAAATCACAAAGCAATATGTATCTCCCCTTGAAACTACGAATCGAAGGCGTTCTAGGATATCAAATAACTGGTTTTTCGATTGCAAATGTGATAGATGTAGGGACCCAACAGAAAATGGATCTTTTCTATCGGCAACTCGTTGTTTAAGATGTGTAGGAGAAGGAACTATCTTACCTTCTAATCCATTGGATCCATCATCAGAATGGTTATGTAATAATTGTCATTTCAAAACAAATGGTGCAGCTGTAGATAAACTTACAGAGTATTTCGAGGCGAAAATGAAAGAATCTGGTAATTCTATTGAGTTTTTGGAAGAGCTTTTAATCAAAGCTGTAAAACTCTTTCATCCAAACCATTATGTTGCAACAATGATACGAATAGTACTGAACGAAGCATATGTTGATTTAGCTTTAAGAGTAGGTGATGGCAATCAAATACCATTAGAGGTTCACATGAGAAGAAAAGAGCTTTTAGATCATATACATCAAGTTATTGAATTGGTAGATCCAGGACTATCTCGAAGGAGag gtctttcaatatttgaagCATCCACTTGCCATCTTCAGCTGGGTCGGCAACTTCATGATGCAAATCGATTTCATACTCAGGACTTCATTCAGCTCATAGAGGCAGAAATTGATTCCTTGAAGGAGGGGTTAGAGTGTTTGAAACACGCAAGAGAGGGAACGCGGGAGTcgaatatacattataaaatgcAAGGAGCTATATACGAAGCTGAATATACGTTAAAATATCTACGAAGCATATCctccaaaaataatgaaagccCGACGACGGAAGAGGCAGTAATAGTCGATGAAGAAGGTGTCATCGTTTGA
- the LOC121122375 gene encoding uncharacterized protein isoform X1 → MSPGNHFHELNRSAVFENTRGNSPSYPLHVGAVDEREEGERLRSCYSLFHGPKHYVHGRNTHIFSRPSSHRLLCGTNEFAEYLTGQREPLHASRWSSETNAQYKGKHMFRASSAPGNGRNLLISQMKNQDSIFGRTERQFDLKFEDWHPHSDGMISTKRYGDMYQTSYSFQHRPFTRQEQLAGSSRERPPHLPWLDQPNSQKEAIQVPNGVDVQRMYPTEAQVATLPHYLDPKVKLGRSEIQESFSDPSHSQHYYTPAPKMLKSHLEPSYLN, encoded by the exons ATGAGTCCCGGAAATCATTTTCACGAACTTAATCGTTCGGCAGTATTTGAAAATACGAGAGGTAACAGTCCTTCATACCCTCTCCATGTCGGTGCAGTAGACGAAAGAGAAGAAGGTGAACGACTAAGGAGCTGTTACTCCTTGTTCCACGGTCCAAAACATTATGTTCATGGAAGAAATACCCATATTTTCTCAAGACCTTCGAGTCATAGATTGTTATGTGGAACAAATGAGTTTGCAGAGTACTTGACGGGACAAAGAGAGCCACTGCATGCCTCTAGATGGAGTAGTGAGACCAAT GCTCAATATAAAGGTAAGCACATGTTCCGGGCTTCTAGTGCACCAGGAAATGGTAGAAACTTATTGATCTCGCAAATGAAAAACCAGGATTCTATCTTTGGACGAACTGAAAGACAATTTGacttaaaatttgaagattggCATCCACATAGT GACGGTATGATTTCTACTAAAAGATATGGAGATATGTATCAAACTTCCTATAGTTTTCAGCATCGTCCATTTACAAGGCAAGAACAATTGGCTGGATCATCAAGGGAAAGACCTCCACATCTTCCATGGCTTGAT CAGCCAAATTCACAAAAGGAAGCAATTCAGGTGCCTAATGGCGTTGATGTTCAACGCATGTACCCGACAGAGGCTCAAGTAGCTACCCTACCTCACTACTTGGATCCAAAAGTAAAGTTGGGAAGATCTGAAATTCAAGAATCATTCAGTGATCCATCACACTCTCAACACTACTACACACCCGCTCCAAAAATGTTGAAATCACATTTGGAGCCATCCTATCTTAATTGA
- the LOC121123698 gene encoding dual specificity protein phosphatase 3-like, with the protein MHQVRPEELKELLLKIPSPYQITDPKTSLQILKPHRDPEITNPKTIEDVKKFMEALTEDLEANIDEVYPDIYIGNKKILEDIDKLKEMGIKTILNAADGDKGLSYVPKSSLPPLEKYFDYYGLEINDAEVKHNTEILENYETATEIIDSALKKGKILVNCYIGTSRSATCVIFYLIKTKGLTAEEAITLLKKKRDICPSNEGLTHIANYHNFTHGFPLVSGESLPMDPFRRLLRTIYGKLTDC; encoded by the exons atgcatcAAGTCAGACCTGAAGAGCTCAAG GAGCTACTCCTCAAGATCCCCTCTCCATATCAAATCACGGATCCAAAGACaagtcttcaaattttaaaacctCATAGAGATCCTGAGATTACAAACCCCAAGACTATAGAGGATGTAAAGAAATTTATGGAAGCCTTGACAGAGGACTTG gagGCAAATATTGATGAAGTCTATCCTGACATTTACATTGGGAATAAAAAGATCCTTGAA gATATAGATAAACTAAAGGAAATGGGGATTAAAACTATCCTAAATGCAGCAGATGGAGACAAGGGCTTGTCCTACGTTCCAAAGAGCTCATTACCCCCTCtggaaaaatactttgattacTATGGACTTGAAATCAATGATGCAGAGGTGAAACACAATACAGAAATACTCGAAAACTACGAAACAGCGACTGAAATAATAGATTCAGCTCTTAAAAAGGGTAAAATTCTCGTCAACTGCTATATAGGAACGTCAAGATCCGCCACTtgtgttatattttatcttataaaaaccAAGGGATTGACCGCTGAAGAAGCCATTACCTTacttaaa AAAAAGAGGGATATTTGTCCAAGTAACGAGGGTTTGACTCATATAGCTAACTATCATAACTTCACCCATGGGTTCCCATTGGTCTCGGGTGAAAGTCTTCCCATGGATCCTTTCAGACGATTACTTCGTACAATCTATGGAAAACTCACCGActgttaa